A single Vulcanisaeta distributa DSM 14429 DNA region contains:
- a CDS encoding 50S ribosomal protein L18e, which produces MPPNPTGPTNVELRMLIRFLRRAANEYKAAIWDYVADLLEKPTRRRVEVNVGKINRLVNDGDVVVVPGKVLGYGVLSKRVTIAAWSFSRGALDAIKKAGAEAITIPELVRRNNKGSNVKIII; this is translated from the coding sequence ATGCCGCCAAATCCAACGGGTCCCACCAACGTGGAGCTTCGTATGCTGATTAGATTCCTTAGGCGTGCGGCTAATGAGTATAAGGCGGCGATTTGGGATTACGTGGCTGACCTACTTGAGAAACCCACTAGGCGTAGGGTTGAGGTTAATGTCGGCAAGATAAATAGGCTTGTCAATGACGGCGACGTAGTCGTAGTGCCGGGCAAGGTGCTTGGTTATGGCGTACTGAGTAAGAGGGTTACCATAGCCGCCTGGTCTTTCTCCAGGGGCGCCCTTGATGCCATTAAGAAGGCTGGTGCTGAGGCGATCACAATACCCGAACTCGTTAGGAGGAATAATAAGGGCAGTAACGTTAAGATAATAATCTAG
- a CDS encoding 30S ribosomal protein S9 → MSGQGSESTALPRSVPNTITQEVAGARVVIAVGKKKTAIAKAVIRPGIGRVKVNGVPIEIWPIEMARMRMMEPLLLAGKELTSKVDIEVTVRGGGFMGQATAVRMAIARGLVEYFQNLKLLELYMTYDPSMIKGDPRRTEPKKPGLKHARSKRQKAYR, encoded by the coding sequence ATGAGCGGGCAGGGTAGTGAATCAACGGCGTTACCTAGGTCCGTACCCAATACCATTACCCAGGAGGTAGCCGGGGCCAGGGTGGTTATTGCTGTTGGTAAGAAGAAGACGGCTATTGCCAAGGCAGTAATTAGGCCGGGGATCGGTAGGGTTAAGGTTAATGGTGTTCCAATTGAGATTTGGCCTATTGAAATGGCTAGGATGAGGATGATGGAGCCACTCCTACTCGCCGGTAAGGAGTTGACGAGTAAGGTAGATATTGAAGTCACGGTTAGGGGTGGTGGTTTCATGGGACAGGCGACAGCCGTTAGGATGGCAATTGCCAGGGGCTTAGTTGAGTACTTCCAAAACCTAAAGTTGCTTGAGCTTTACATGACCTATGATCCATCAATGATTAAGGGAGATCCAAGGAGGACGGAGCCCAAGAAGCCTGGTCTAAAGCATGCCAGGAGTAAGCGTCAGAAGGCATATAGGTAA
- a CDS encoding LSM domain-containing protein has translation MERPQQPMKTLQKLVGKHVTIRLKNNKVLRGILVNYDDCMNLIIDEGEELDQKGENVVVKYGRLVIRGTQILYITSEEAVG, from the coding sequence ATGGAAAGGCCCCAACAACCAATGAAAACGTTGCAGAAACTTGTTGGTAAGCATGTAACAATAAGACTTAAGAATAACAAGGTATTGAGGGGTATTCTCGTGAACTACGATGATTGCATGAACCTAATAATTGATGAAGGCGAGGAACTCGATCAGAAGGGCGAGAATGTGGTCGTTAAATATGGCAGGTTAGTAATTAGGGGTACGCAGATACTATATATAACGTCTGAGGAGGCGGTGGGGTGA
- a CDS encoding metallophosphoesterase family protein has product MGVKILHISDVHGNRYYIGSIGGVIKDVDVVVVSGDFEDPEILDVLSNYSRPVYAVMGNMDPYGIRSRVQKYLVEGRIIPIGLFYLAGYPINMEEVKDLGPRLILISHYPPYGTNVDKAWNGSHIGSKSVRRFVENVRPLVVLCGHVHESRGVDRLGNTVIVNPGPLINGYYALVNINDDGTVNAELSKL; this is encoded by the coding sequence ATGGGTGTTAAAATATTACATATATCTGATGTTCATGGTAATAGGTATTATATAGGTTCAATAGGTGGCGTTATAAAGGATGTCGATGTAGTAGTCGTGAGTGGTGACTTTGAGGATCCCGAAATATTAGATGTATTAAGTAATTATAGCAGGCCCGTGTATGCAGTCATGGGTAATATGGATCCCTACGGCATTAGGTCAAGGGTTCAAAAATACCTAGTTGAGGGGCGTATAATACCCATTGGGTTATTTTACTTAGCTGGTTACCCAATCAATATGGAGGAGGTTAAGGATCTCGGCCCTAGGTTAATACTTATATCTCATTATCCGCCCTACGGTACGAACGTGGATAAAGCGTGGAATGGCTCACACATTGGTAGCAAGTCTGTAAGAAGGTTCGTTGAGAACGTTAGACCATTGGTGGTTTTATGCGGTCATGTTCATGAATCCCGTGGTGTGGATAGATTGGGTAATACTGTCATTGTTAATCCAGGCCCATTAATTAACGGGTACTACGCACTTGTGAATATTAACGATGATGGTACGGTTAATGCCGAGCTTAGTAAATTATGA
- a CDS encoding DNA-directed RNA polymerase subunit N produces MIVPIRCWTCGRPLGHLWEPFKQRVLNGENPEKVLNDLGVTRYCCRRTLLAHIELIDRVLEYSKIESE; encoded by the coding sequence ATGATTGTACCCATTAGGTGCTGGACCTGTGGAAGGCCACTCGGTCACTTATGGGAACCATTTAAGCAGAGGGTCTTAAATGGTGAGAATCCTGAGAAGGTTCTTAATGACTTAGGCGTCACACGCTATTGCTGCAGAAGAACCTTATTAGCGCATATCGAGCTTATTGATAGGGTCCTTGAGTATTCTAAAATTGAAAGTGAGTAA
- a CDS encoding sodium:solute symporter family protein produces MVMASPLVGPLGWGLFLGFFVIFVFLGFYGARWRRGDLSQLHEWALAGRRLGTFLAWFLVGADLYTAYTFVAVPSGVFASGALYFYAVPYVATVFALAAVTMPALWRWSRLKGYVTAADFVHERFNSKLLAGFIAATGIVAEFPYIALQIVGMQAVLTIMLLGIVKNVKFVSDVALTISFIILAAFTYTSGLRGATLTAVFKDALVFLGVIAILVAAPFAIPGGFASAFNAATLKALPTGVSTLKDPFFITYTTLWVGSSLALYLYPHSVNGALSAESDKKLAMSTALLPIYGIALALLAMYGILIYGSPEAMKILSLFPPSSRGILVIPTLAVTTLPEWLAALALLGVFVGGLVPAAIMAMAQANLLVRNIIKPLYPRITPQGETRAAKWASVIFKFLALGFVFIVPATYAIWLQLLGGIIITQTLPSVFLGLVTDRLDKYSLMVGWAVGLGLGVYLFVTPHKPSTMSPLYPIAGHLMYIAIIALAINLLIVLIGTGIAMAVRRGRA; encoded by the coding sequence ATGGTTATGGCGAGCCCACTAGTTGGTCCATTAGGTTGGGGCTTATTCCTTGGGTTCTTCGTGATATTCGTATTCCTAGGCTTCTACGGCGCCAGGTGGCGTAGGGGCGACCTTAGCCAATTACACGAATGGGCATTGGCAGGCCGTAGATTGGGCACATTCCTCGCATGGTTCCTAGTTGGCGCTGACCTATACACGGCTTATACGTTCGTCGCAGTACCCTCTGGAGTATTTGCCAGCGGCGCCCTTTACTTCTATGCGGTCCCATACGTAGCCACCGTATTTGCATTAGCCGCAGTCACAATGCCGGCACTCTGGAGATGGAGTAGGTTAAAGGGTTACGTCACAGCTGCCGATTTTGTTCATGAGAGATTCAATAGCAAATTACTTGCTGGTTTCATCGCCGCCACGGGAATAGTCGCTGAGTTCCCATACATCGCATTGCAGATAGTTGGTATGCAAGCCGTATTGACAATAATGCTCCTCGGCATTGTTAAGAACGTTAAGTTCGTCAGTGATGTCGCATTGACGATATCCTTCATAATACTGGCCGCATTCACCTACACCAGCGGGCTTAGGGGCGCCACATTAACGGCAGTCTTTAAGGACGCACTGGTATTCTTAGGTGTCATAGCAATACTTGTGGCGGCTCCATTCGCAATACCTGGTGGCTTTGCATCGGCATTTAATGCCGCAACTCTCAAGGCATTACCAACGGGCGTCTCCACGTTGAAGGACCCATTCTTCATAACATACACGACCCTCTGGGTTGGCAGTAGCCTGGCCCTATACCTATACCCGCACTCGGTCAATGGCGCCCTGAGCGCCGAAAGTGATAAGAAGCTTGCAATGAGCACGGCACTCCTCCCAATATATGGCATTGCACTGGCGCTACTTGCGATGTATGGCATATTAATATATGGAAGCCCGGAGGCCATGAAGATACTAAGCCTATTTCCACCATCTAGCAGGGGCATATTGGTAATACCAACATTGGCTGTAACCACGTTACCCGAGTGGTTAGCCGCCCTGGCACTGTTAGGCGTATTTGTTGGTGGCCTTGTACCCGCCGCAATAATGGCTATGGCCCAGGCAAACCTGTTGGTTAGGAACATAATTAAGCCGTTATACCCAAGGATAACGCCCCAGGGCGAGACTAGGGCCGCTAAGTGGGCATCCGTTATCTTCAAATTCCTCGCGCTTGGCTTCGTATTTATTGTACCTGCGACGTACGCCATCTGGCTTCAGCTGCTGGGCGGTATAATAATTACGCAGACGCTTCCGTCAGTGTTCCTCGGCCTAGTAACTGATAGGCTTGATAAATACTCATTAATGGTTGGGTGGGCCGTTGGCTTGGGGCTTGGCGTTTACCTATTTGTAACTCCCCATAAGCCATCAACAATGTCACCATTATACCCAATAGCCGGGCACCTAATGTATATAGCCATCATAGCGCTGGCCATTAACCTGTTAATAGTCCTCATTGGTACTGGCATAGCCATGGCGGTTAGGCGAGGAAGGGCCTAA
- a CDS encoding DNA-directed RNA polymerase subunit D has protein sequence MVLVKVIEKSNLYLKAVVDGVTPPVINSLRRVLISDVPVLAIDEVIILDNTSVLYDEVLAHRLSMMPIKTDLRKLPKIEECEQELVDPSLCQVRFELNVEAKEPMIVYSRDLKSDDPEVRPVYEDIPIVKLVPGQKIVLEAYAKLGRARNHAKWQAGLASYYYYPKVSVVGKADDKCRVCLEVCNGALEIKEDGSIIINDVLKCTFNKWKTCEQLCPALKVDWDENKYVFWVESFGNMPVEDMVREGFRILKGKFQEFVNELELELSRGPAPSGELVAGETTEESTQVTGEEFNTEEGPTEE, from the coding sequence GTGGTCTTGGTAAAGGTTATTGAGAAGTCAAACCTATACCTAAAGGCTGTTGTGGATGGAGTCACCCCACCAGTTATTAATTCATTACGTAGAGTCCTCATCTCCGACGTACCGGTCCTGGCAATTGACGAGGTAATAATACTCGATAACACGTCCGTGCTTTACGACGAAGTACTCGCCCACAGGCTCTCCATGATGCCAATAAAGACGGACCTAAGGAAGCTACCCAAGATTGAGGAGTGCGAGCAGGAATTGGTCGATCCAAGCCTATGCCAGGTTAGGTTTGAGCTTAATGTTGAGGCTAAAGAGCCAATGATCGTCTATAGCAGGGATTTGAAGTCGGATGACCCTGAGGTTAGGCCTGTGTATGAGGATATACCAATCGTTAAGTTAGTACCTGGCCAGAAGATTGTGCTTGAGGCCTATGCAAAGCTTGGTAGGGCTAGGAACCACGCCAAGTGGCAGGCGGGCTTAGCATCGTATTACTACTACCCAAAGGTTAGTGTTGTTGGTAAGGCCGATGATAAGTGTAGGGTTTGCCTTGAGGTTTGTAATGGCGCCCTCGAGATTAAGGAGGATGGCTCGATAATCATTAATGACGTACTTAAGTGCACCTTTAATAAGTGGAAGACCTGTGAGCAACTATGCCCGGCGTTAAAGGTTGATTGGGATGAGAATAAGTACGTGTTTTGGGTTGAGAGCTTTGGAAACATGCCCGTTGAGGACATGGTTAGGGAGGGCTTTAGGATTCTCAAGGGTAAGTTCCAGGAATTCGTTAATGAACTTGAACTTGAATTGTCAAGGGGACCTGCACCAAGCGGCGAGTTAGTTGCTGGTGAGACTACTGAGGAGTCAACTCAGGTGACTGGTGAGGAGTTTAACACTGAGGAAGGGCCAACCGAGGAGTAG
- a CDS encoding DUF3311 domain-containing protein: MTSEVGKRVSTWRKALAGVLFIIPWILYTLLPIYNTVQPVLGGVPFFYWFQTLWLVISSILYIIAVLLLYPSKR; the protein is encoded by the coding sequence ATGACGTCGGAAGTAGGTAAAAGAGTTTCGACTTGGCGTAAAGCACTTGCCGGTGTATTATTTATAATACCATGGATACTATATACGTTATTGCCAATATACAATACGGTGCAACCAGTACTTGGTGGCGTTCCATTCTTCTACTGGTTTCAAACATTATGGTTAGTAATATCGTCAATACTTTACATAATAGCAGTACTCCTACTCTATCCGAGTAAGAGGTGA
- a CDS encoding SDR family oxidoreductase, protein MDLGLKGKVALVTASSRGIGLGIARVLAQEGVKVVISARREDELAKARETIVKESGAEVLAVRADLTVKDDVDKLVKEAMSTFGNIDILVFNAGPPKPGTFSQLSEDDWEYATRLLLLSAVWLTKRVVNNMVSRGWGRLIYVTSLTLRQPIPNLVLSNTVRLSLAGLVKSLAVEYGPYGITANGIMQGYIMTERINQLAQEEARARGVSVDEVIKAWSKEIPAGRYGRPEEIGYLVAFLASDKAAYINGSMILIDGGYVRCVF, encoded by the coding sequence ATGGACCTGGGATTAAAGGGTAAGGTCGCGCTTGTGACGGCCTCGAGCAGGGGTATTGGGCTTGGGATAGCCAGGGTACTTGCCCAGGAGGGTGTCAAGGTCGTCATTAGCGCTAGGCGTGAGGACGAACTCGCTAAGGCTAGGGAGACCATTGTTAAGGAGAGTGGTGCTGAGGTGTTGGCTGTTAGGGCTGATTTAACGGTTAAGGATGACGTGGATAAACTCGTAAAGGAGGCCATGAGTACCTTTGGGAATATTGACATCCTCGTTTTTAACGCGGGACCTCCAAAGCCAGGCACGTTTTCGCAGTTAAGTGAGGATGATTGGGAGTACGCAACGAGACTACTACTCCTCAGCGCCGTGTGGCTTACTAAGCGTGTTGTTAATAACATGGTCAGTAGGGGCTGGGGTAGGTTAATCTACGTAACATCACTAACCCTGAGACAACCGATACCAAACCTGGTGCTTTCAAATACCGTCAGGCTTAGCCTAGCTGGTTTGGTTAAGTCATTGGCCGTTGAGTATGGGCCGTATGGGATCACGGCGAATGGGATAATGCAGGGATACATAATGACGGAGAGAATAAACCAGCTGGCGCAGGAGGAGGCGAGGGCGAGGGGCGTCAGCGTTGATGAGGTCATTAAGGCATGGAGTAAGGAGATACCGGCCGGCAGGTATGGGAGACCTGAGGAGATTGGCTACCTAGTTGCGTTCCTTGCGAGTGATAAGGCGGCTTATATAAATGGTTCGATGATATTGATTGACGGTGGCTACGTGAGGTGTGTATTTTAA
- a CDS encoding 50S ribosomal protein L13, giving the protein MSSRVIVVERNPPELNEVVVDATNHVVGRLASIVAKWALEGRRVVIVNAEKAVITGDFNMVLNWYKTRISEWLTHYNPEKAGPKIPRKPDRILRRVIRGMLPRKEPRGRQAYKRIRVFMGVPPQYMSVDKVVIKGALLSVRPGAKYVTLEELWSHIEPKQYEAWRKAKEAWETRMAKLKKAESKGGNA; this is encoded by the coding sequence ATGAGTAGCAGGGTTATCGTGGTCGAGAGAAACCCACCCGAACTGAATGAGGTTGTTGTTGACGCCACGAATCATGTCGTTGGTAGGCTCGCCTCCATAGTGGCTAAGTGGGCGCTTGAGGGTAGGAGGGTTGTCATTGTTAATGCTGAGAAGGCGGTCATTACTGGGGACTTTAACATGGTGCTTAATTGGTATAAGACGAGGATAAGCGAGTGGTTAACGCATTATAACCCTGAGAAGGCTGGGCCGAAGATACCGAGGAAGCCTGATAGGATATTGAGGAGGGTTATTAGGGGCATGTTACCTAGGAAGGAGCCCAGGGGTAGGCAGGCGTATAAGAGGATTAGGGTCTTCATGGGTGTTCCACCGCAGTACATGAGTGTGGATAAGGTGGTAATTAAGGGCGCATTACTGTCGGTTAGGCCCGGCGCTAAGTATGTGACGCTTGAGGAGTTGTGGAGCCACATAGAGCCTAAACAGTATGAGGCCTGGAGGAAGGCTAAGGAGGCTTGGGAGACTAGAATGGCGAAGCTTAAAAAGGCTGAGAGTAAGGGTGGTAATGCATGA